The following is a genomic window from Rhodobium gokarnense.
GGCGAAGGGCAGCGCCTCGCTGGCGAGATAGGCCGATTGGGCCAGTTCCATCTGGACAGCGTGAACGCCGTCTTCGGGCCGGCCGTAGTGCCGGGTCGTCCAGCCGCCCTTGAAGCGGCCGTTGACGACGCTCGTGTAGCCGTTCGCGCTGGCACAGATCTCGGCGACCGCCGTTTCCATCTTTGCCGCGCAGGCAAGGCCGCCATTGGTGCCGATGTTGAAGTCGGGCAGCACGCCTTCGAACAGGAACGGGATGCGCGAGCGGATCGAATGGCAGTCGTAGAGCACCGCGACGCCATGGGCGTCCCTCACCCGCTCCAGTTCGCGCGCGAGCGCCGCGTGATAGGGCGCGTGGAAGGCGCGCCGGCGGCGCTCGATCTCGGCGGCATCGGGTTCCCGGCCGTCCCGGTAGATCGCTGCGCCATCGAAATCCGTCACCGGGCAGAGCCCGGTCGTGTTCTGGCCGGGATAGAGGCTGCGGCCCTCCGGATCCCGGTTGGCGTCAATGGCGTAGCGGTGGAAATTGGCGCGCACGATCGTCGCATCGGGCACGAGGTCCGCATAGAGCCGGTCGACGTGCCAGTCCGTATCGGCCAGCGCGCGGCCGCGGTCATTGAGCGCGCCCTGCACCTCTTCCGGCAGCCACGTTCCGGTATGCGGCATTGCAAGGACGAGGCAGCTCTCG
Proteins encoded in this region:
- the hutG gene encoding N-formylglutamate deformylase translates to MDPVTVTRGESCLVLAMPHTGTWLPEEVQGALNDRGRALADTDWHVDRLYADLVPDATIVRANFHRYAIDANRDPEGRSLYPGQNTTGLCPVTDFDGAAIYRDGREPDAAEIERRRRAFHAPYHAALARELERVRDAHGVAVLYDCHSIRSRIPFLFEGVLPDFNIGTNGGLACAAKMETAVAEICASANGYTSVVNGRFKGGWTTRHYGRPEDGVHAVQMELAQSAYLASEALPFAYDEARAGRIRPHLKTILDTLIALAKAPATAREA